In Desulfosediminicola ganghwensis, a single window of DNA contains:
- a CDS encoding MerR family transcriptional regulator, whose amino-acid sequence MVAEKKRNRAVKNEPEPIRNDEPIYPIGVASKLLGVHPRTLRIYEDEGLIQPHRQGQRRIFSANDLQWITCLRSAIHDQGISIPGVKKLLRFATCYEIVECADHIACNCDAVVDRVIPRKLRLVGNRLTETEIGAKEREERDKLRKEKGSRKSSKIE is encoded by the coding sequence ATGGTTGCCGAAAAGAAACGAAACCGGGCTGTAAAGAACGAACCGGAGCCAATAAGAAACGATGAGCCGATCTACCCGATAGGGGTGGCCTCGAAGCTGCTCGGGGTTCATCCACGGACTTTGAGAATTTATGAGGATGAAGGGCTCATTCAGCCCCATCGACAGGGCCAGCGGCGGATCTTCTCGGCCAACGACCTGCAATGGATTACCTGCCTGCGTTCTGCTATTCACGATCAGGGAATATCCATCCCCGGCGTGAAGAAATTGTTAAGGTTTGCGACATGTTACGAGATCGTGGAGTGCGCTGATCATATTGCCTGTAATTGCGATGCTGTGGTAGACCGCGTTATTCCCCGCAAGTTGCGACTTGTGGGGAATCGTCTGACTGAGACGGAGATAGGTGCCAAAGAGCGGGAAGAGCGTGATAAATTGCGGAAGGAAAAGGGAAGCCGCAAGAGCAGTAAAATAGAATAA